The Lepisosteus oculatus isolate fLepOcu1 chromosome 4, fLepOcu1.hap2, whole genome shotgun sequence genome window below encodes:
- the LOC107077448 gene encoding urocortin-3-like has protein sequence MVTPSARGAVLLLLLMLWGALGQAMKLREQPLPAARRQAYEVGDLLAISVLDRGRALSSLLDAVPVPVSARVSPRKRTQHRASVAAPKRNPQGTRFSLSLDVPTSILSILIDLAKAKELRAKAAANAELMARIGRRK, from the exons A TGGTCACGCCTTCAGCGAGGGGGGCTGTGCTCCTGCTGCTCCTGATGCTGTGGGGTGCCCTGGGCCAAGCCATGAAGCTGCGGGAGCAGCCTCTCCCCGCAGCCAGGAGACAGGCGTATGAGGTTGGAGACCTGCTGGCCATCAGCGTCCTGGACCGAGGCAGAGCGCTGAGCTCCCTGCTGGACGCAGTGCCGGTCCCTGTCAGCGCCCGGGTGAGCCCTCGGAAACGGACTCAGCACCGAGCATCGGTCGCGGCCCCCAAGAGGAACCCACAGGGGACACGGTTCTCCCTCTCCCTGGACGTCCCCACCAGTATCCTGAGCATCCTCATTGACCTGGCAAAGGCCAAGGAGCTCCGAGCCAAGGCCGCTGCCAACGCAGAGCTCATGGCACGCATCGGGCGCCGGAAATGA